DNA from Fibrobacter sp.:
GCATTACGCCCTGAACCCTTTCAGAGAGTATGCCCTTGCCGTTCACCGCGAAGAGCCTGACGGTTCCGCCAGCGGGAGCGACCACATGGAGCGAGCGATTTTCTAGCCGCAGCGACGGAGCCGCAAACAAGACCGCACGCCCGACTCCTGCGACAAAGTCCGTTCCTTCGGGTGCGCCCACGACAAGCCCGCGGCCCACCGTACTCATGTACACCACGCCAAACGTATTCATATCGCCCTGCACGAAGTTTCCGTTGCCCGGGCCTCCGAACTGGTGCTTGTCATCGTTGATGCGTTCAAACGTCTTGCACTTGTCGGTACTGCGGTAGAGTCCGATCGGGTCGCCTTCCTTAGCGGCACCCCAGATAAAGATAGTCTCGTAGTCCGCGCCTTCCTTCGCCTTGCCGATACCCACGGCGATTGCGACCGAGGCGCCTTCGCAGCGGTTCCAAGTCTTGCCGCCGTCTTCCGTGAAGGCGAGCCCGTATTCGGTATAGCCCTTGGGCTGCCAGACTTGCGCCTGGTCCATCGGAACCCACACGTGGCCTTCCCTACCCGGCACCGTGCGGATGTAGTTGCTGCCGTTGTAGTATTGACCCGCAGTCTCATTCTGCAAGCGGGCCTCCTGCTTCACAAAATTCTTGCCCGCATCCATCGACTTGTACAGCGTACCCATGGAGTTCATCACGTAGAACACGCTCGGGTTCACCGGGTCGGCAACGATATGCGAATAGTTTGTCTGTTCTCCGGTTTCAACGGCAGTCCAAGTAGCTCCGTTATCGTCGGAGCGGAACGTCGCATTTTCGGGCCTGTGGAGCATCACCTTGCCGTCAGCAGAAAGTACGACCCAGCCCTTGCCGCCCTTGAGCGTCGTCTTCACGCTATCCCAAGTCTTGCCCATGTCTTCGGAGCGGTACATCACGTTAAAATTCTGCGAGTCGTACTGGCCATACACGGTAATCACGCCCGTGCGCACCAGGGAGCCGGTAAGCGGCGCAAAGCCCATGCTCTCGGTAGTGCCGACCGTGGGCGTATGGCGTTTGGCGCTCTCGTTGATGTTCGTATAGACGGCGCCGTCGTAGTCGCCAATCGCAGTCACCAGCGGGCCACCAGGAATGCTCACGATATCAAGCGGGACCGTTTCCTCGATGCCGCGGGACTGGAACTTCCACACGGGAACCTTCGCGGTGATGTCGTCTGTCATGAAGACGCCATTGCCGCTCGTGACCCAGGCCTGCTTGTTATTGAACGGGTTGATTTCGAGCGAGCCCGCCCAGTGGATGGCGTTGCCCGGAATCCAGTCCGTGCCGTTCGCATCGATGTTGATGCCGTCGCCATAATGCTGGCCGTGAATCCACGTCTTGCCGCCGTCCGTCGTCGTGTAGATGCGGTCGCCGTAGTTATCGCGTTCATTGCCCGCAGCATCCTTCGCGAGGTGGCGTCCGGTGTACTTACCGAGCGTCGAAATCACGATGTGGTTCTTGTCCTTCGGGTCAATCGCGACACCGCCGTAAGAACTTTCGTCCTTCTCGTAGGTGGTGGGGCTCTGCTCGTGCGTCACCGAATCGCTCGGGGTGAGGTCGGTCCAGGTGCCGCCCGCGATGTTGTATTTGTAAAAGCCGCCTCTCGAGATGTTGTACGGACCCGGGCCATCGGCGAAGGTGATGAACATGTCGCCATCGACAATTTTCGCGCGATGGGGCATCAAGCCGGAAGGCACTCCAGAAACGGGCTTCCACGTAGCGCCACCGTCGTTACTCACCTGCAGGTTGTCCTTCGTGTCAGAAATGCCGATGTAGATGGTCTTGGTCGAACCGTCGGCGTTCTTGCCCTGCGATTCGTCGAACAGCACGAAGCTCACTCCGTTCACGCCGTTCAGGCTCGACTCCGTAGCGGTCGAGAGAGCGACCTCATAGACGCTCGTCCAGGTCTTTCCATAATCGGTACTCTTGTAGAGGCCCTTCGTGCGGCTCCCGCAGAAAAGGATGTTCGGCTTGTTCGGGTCCA
Protein-coding regions in this window:
- a CDS encoding sialidase family protein → MFGKFLIGMATLAAFAGFAQAENYDWGNVRFDGGGFVSAVIFHPKAENVLYARTDVGGVYRFDFERKVWIPLMDWVSQNDVGLYGTEAFALDPTDPRRIYVLAGTGYFSQGRTAVLRSEDYGTTWDTSYVEMLAHGNGMGRQTGEKLAVDPNKPNILFCGSRTKGLYKSTDYGKTWTSVYEVALSTATESSLNGVNGVSFVLFDESQGKNADGSTKTIYIGISDTKDNLQVSNDGGATWKPVSGVPSGLMPHRAKIVDGDMFITFADGPGPYNISRGGFYKYNIAGGTWTDLTPSDSVTHEQSPTTYEKDESSYGGVAIDPKDKNHIVISTLGKYTGRHLAKDAAGNERDNYGDRIYTTTDGGKTWIHGQHYGDGINIDANGTDWIPGNAIHWAGSLEINPFNNKQAWVTSGNGVFMTDDITAKVPVWKFQSRGIEETVPLDIVSIPGGPLVTAIGDYDGAVYTNINESAKRHTPTVGTTESMGFAPLTGSLVRTGVITVYGQYDSQNFNVMYRSEDMGKTWDSVKTTLKGGKGWVVLSADGKVMLHRPENATFRSDDNGATWTAVETGEQTNYSHIVADPVNPSVFYVMNSMGTLYKSMDAGKNFVKQEARLQNETAGQYYNGSNYIRTVPGREGHVWVPMDQAQVWQPKGYTEYGLAFTEDGGKTWNRCEGASVAIAVGIGKAKEGADYETIFIWGAAKEGDPIGLYRSTDKCKTFERINDDKHQFGGPGNGNFVQGDMNTFGVVYMSTVGRGLVVGAPEGTDFVAGVGRAVLFAAPSLRLENRSLHVVAPAGGTVRLFAVNGKGILSERVQGVMRLDLAEIPAGAYVAKFLDSRGKVQISKKLTLR